A window of Megalops cyprinoides isolate fMegCyp1 chromosome 13, fMegCyp1.pri, whole genome shotgun sequence genomic DNA:
TGCTAAAGTCACCATCAGTGGAATGTGACCACCAAGATATCATAATACAGTAGagtttttgttaaaaattgACCTTTCTATTAGAGGAATGGAAATAATTGCACTTTGTCAGaatgatattatatatatatatatttctcagCTACCATCTTTAGACAGGAGAACCTTGTTTTGCCCATGTGTGTGCCAGAGGCATGGCTTTTGGCAGCATTGGAAAAACAAGCTCCTGTTATGTAACTCATTAGTGGCCCGTTAATTCCCCTGCctcatttcatttgcatctgCGTTCACCAGCTCACTCTCTTGCtcttcttctctgtgtttccGGCCTCTTTGAGACTTCTGGCCTCTCGCAAGAACTGGTCGGCCTTCTTGAGCTTTTCCACGGCCTTCATCAGCAGCTCCTCAGGTGACAGattcccctgctctcccccttcCTGCGCCTTCAGTCCGGAGGACACTGTGTCGAGGAGCTCCACGGTGTTGTCCAGCTCCAGGGCCACTTTGCTCTGTAGCTCGCTGGCGTCATCGCCTGGTGGCGATCTGGGGAGTTCCTCAATGGGCTGCGGGCTCCTCGGCGGCGTCGGCTCCGACAGCAGGTCTCCCAGAGAGGCGGATTTCCCCTTCGAAGACAGCTtgaggggcaggggaggggtggCAGGCTGCACGCTTCGTTTATTCCCTGCCTGCTTCAGAAGCTTCGCTTGCCTGGTTGCACCCTGCACAggtttctctttttgtgttgCCTCGCCATCTGTGGTTTGCTTTTCGGCGGTGCCATCATCCTTGTTTAACCGCACCTGGCTGCTGTTCAGAGCAGAGACTTTCGTGGTCTCATCATCCTTGGTTTCCTCATGAGCATGTTGGCCACCATCACTGGACTTCTGCTCTTCCTGTTTCATTCTCTCAGGTGACACCAGATTCTCTGTCCCACCAGAAGACAGAACCTCTGCTACACCCTCATTCTCGGGTTTAGGAGGCGGTGCTTCGTCTTCTTCAGGTTTGGACAGATCTTGACCACCTGGAGCAAGGTCTGTTATATCAGGAACTCTTTCAGGATTTCCATTTGCACTCTTCGTTTCCAGAGAGGCAGCAACATCGACTGACCCCTCCTTAAAATTGCACGCCGCATCACCAACAGCCGCCGGCTTCAGTGGCTTCTTCTTCAGAGGCGTGGGTGGGCCAGGGCTCTTTTTGCTTAGTTCCGGAGATGGTTCCATAGAATTCATCCAATGCACAGAAGACTTCAGAGTCTCTGCACATGGTTCCTTGGCAGCTGCTGGGTGATCTTCAGCCACCACCTCATTGCTGTTGGAACCAGTATCTTGCACTTTAGGATCAGTTTCTGCTGGGCCAGACACCTCCTGATCAGTGACAATTTCAACAGATTCCTCAGGCATAGCGGAGCCTGTCTTTGCTTCTGCCTCAGGAGCAGAGGGAATGGAATCACCCTCGCTCACTGTTTCCTCTGAGGTGTTTCTTGGCTGGGTGTCAGGTGGTGTTTTCTCAAGTTTATCTTCCTCGCTGCCTTCAGTGTTGACAGGAGACTTTGGAGTCCCTTCTTCTGTTGACTGAGTGGGCTTCTTGTCTTTAGACGGAGGTGCTGGAGGCTTGATGGGATCTTTGCAAGGTGGAGGTGGAGATTCTGAAGGTGATGGAGTGACATGGGTGCCGTCAGACTCTTCTGAAGAGTCCTTAGGTTTGTTGGGAGGCGTTGGAGGGGTTGTGGGTTCTGTCTCTTGAGAGGCCTCCTTGGGTTTGTCCCCCTCAGCTGGGACATTAGGTTTGTTACCCTTTGAAGGGGGCATGGGGGGCTTCAGAACCTTTTTTGCAGGGGTGAGCTCCTCCTCAGGTGTTTCCTGTAGGCTCTCATTAAGTTTTGATGGTGGCATTGGGGGCTTGATAACTTCTTTAGGGGCATCCTCTTCAGCATTGACCTGATGGGTACCATTGGGTGTTTGGTCAACAGCATCAAGATCCAGCCTCAAAATCCCATCTGATGACACATTAGCAATCtgaaagaaacagaggagagagcaaaCTCAGTCTGAGCCAAACATTCTACAAGACGGTATAGTGAACCTGGCACTTTCTTTATTAAAGAATCTGAAATGACTTAAGGcttgattcatttttcatgcatagCTTTTGGCAGATTGCTGacactgttttgctttttgagtTACTCACAACAGGAAGAAAAATCTTTCAGTAGCCTTCTAACAGAAGGCTGTTCCTAACCTCTCTCAGTCGTATTAGAACAAGCCATACAATGGTTTCAAGCCTTATGACCAAAGGATTCACTGATACTTCAGCTTTACATAGAAACTGTTTACTTTTCCGGCATTTCACTCCTGCTTTGCGTAATGCAAAGCAGGAAAACAGAATTCTGCCCCTTAGTCCAAAGGGTACCGCATGTTAAAAGGAAAGCCTATTTGTGATGGCTTCTTTGAAATACTAACACATACCTCCTTCATATGTATCCTTGTCGGCGGTCTGCGTCCTTGGTTCCCCTTAGGTCTTGAGCGTGTCACATGCTCCAAAGAACAACTTGCATCTACCTTCACCTGGGAACACAACAGAAGCAATATTGttcttaaatgtttaataaaaaattacacatgAAAGAATGTTGAGAGAAAAGACTGGTTCAATAAATTGTTTAGAGTTATTGTGGGAGCGTGCTTCAATAGACAGAGGGTTGTTTCACTAATCAGGGTGGGCTCTGGTCCTATGAGAATTAAGCACCATGCTGAGTGGAAACACAGTATGACACAGCTGTTGAACTGTGCCTCAAAAACAGGAAAGTCAagggaaacaaagaaagagTACCTCATCaaagattttgtttttggctcTGCTGATACCATCACTGATAGCTTTAATCCAAGCCTCCTTCTCTTCGGGATTTTGAGCCTGAATCTTGATGTCATGAACCTTGAAATCACATTGATACTACAATTAAAAATCAGAGTGATACTACCATCAAATCAAATTACAAAGGATACAAATCACAAGGATACAAATTACAAATCACAAGGATACAACGACACATTTTAGTGATATCACCTTTACAAATGCACTAAGACTGACACAGGAGCACAACAATATTACACCTGACAACAGCTAAAAGCACTTCACTTGGAAATGAACCAGACTTACATCAAGACAAGCCCACAATATTTGTTACGACTGAGGGTACAGGATGATGAAGccattgttttaattacaaCGTCAAAGCCACAACAACTGCAAACCACTTCTGATGTTTGGAGACAGGCCTGTAATTGAAATAAGCATTCTGATACAGACATAATGGACCTCTTTGcctgacagaaatgacagatgttAATTGCATGATCCTAGAAGTAATTAAGATTCTACAGGGTGAGGCTGAGGAAGTGTGCTCACAACCCCTTAAGAAgctttttgtttctctcagCCTCCGCTAGACTTACACAACATTGCTGGTGTATCCATGGAGAGGCTTGCCTGACAGCCAAGTTACTAAAATACCCGTGCTGGCAGAAATTAATTTTGGCCCATGGTTTGTCCAGTAAGTCCGATCtaactgttcattttatttcttgacAGCTCATTATGAACAACTATGAACACTCTTGTTGACTGAAAGATAACAACCAACAAAGCCAGAAGGTTGTTCTGCATTTACCATCTCAAACAAATTATTCTGGCTGAATGAAGGTTAATGTTCCTATCAATAAAGTTTTCTTCAAAAATTTCAGTGGCTGGGCCAGAATCTTCAtataaaaaacactgtttggTCTTGGACAGTTCTATGGTCTAAAAAGGTGCTCTTTAGGTGGAATCCCACCTGCCAGAAGCACAGGCCCCCTCTACACTATACAAACAGCTGGATCCTACACTGGGTGTACTATAGCATGCTGATCTTCAAACACTTTTGCTGTTACTTGATACTCTAAAGCTAAGTATTACCAATTCTGTCTACACAAAACCCACATTATTGTATGGGgaacattttacatgcatattcTACATTCTTACAAAGTGtgttatgtaataataattgtCTTTACCTTTACAAATAATGGGCTAACAAGTGGCTTGGACAAGGaggtcaaggtcaaggtcaagCCCCACAGCTGTGCCATCTTCTGATGATAACATAGAGTCCACAAAGGCTTTGTTCCACCATGGATAGAGGTAGATAGGTTGGCCAAAGTTCCCTTGTCGCACCGCCTAGCTACTATCATCAGGGGAATACGCGTGTTTTCAACTTGGTGTTGAGTAGTCATtagaaaaaggggaaaaaataattgaCATCATCACAACTGATGTAAATGCCTACAACCATCAAGTAACAATGAGGTTCAAAGTAAACAAACCCTCCTCTTGATTCTGTCTGGAGTCAACttcatgacctttgacctggtGACCTGTGATGCAAAGCACTGACCTCATTTCATCTGAAGGTTATATTTCACTTTAGACTGTTCCATCTCACATTGGGTGTGGTTGTGGGTTGTAGATAggaggttgtttttttaattgacagCAAAAAATCAGCTGCAGCCAGATCTCACTGAAGTGTTACGCTAGATCACATTATAAGACAGAAACGACCACAGTTACAGCTGCTGTGTATCTCACAGGAATAATAAGCTAGCTGTAGGAAGGGAAGGTAAAACCAAACAAATTCATTGAGATAGGTGGTAGCAAAACAACACTGACATGATTATCCATCTctttttattcacaaaaaataGGGTGTTCATATGGCATAGTGAGATATTGTCACCGGTGTAATGACTGCAGAACTTTTATGTTGTCTGCCATTTACACTAGTTGTTGGCACTTACTGATAGCACTTTTAAAGGGCACATTGTACTGTCCTCTGGAAAATTATCAAGACTTTGTCTTACAATTAGAATTCATCATTGTTTATATAATTAGAGCCTGTAAATAGATCGATGTTTTCTAGAGGTTTTTCAACTACAACCCAGGGGAAAATGTTTGCACTAAACACACACCAATTACATGGACTTTAAAAGGCTGATTTATAAAAGCTTGGTACACCCAAGCAAATACACTGCCTGAATTTTATCACCTCACAGTATAACCTTAGGTGCCTTTTAAGTGACTCTTAAGTAACTATTTTTAGTGCACACCACACAGAAGTGGcaaaaactgagaaaacaaaatctaaGCAGCCCCTGGTCCCAcctaatctttttttatttattcctggCAACATTATAACATTGACCTCTTGATATACCTTTAGGAAAAACAGAACTTTGCAAGCAACATAGAGAATCAAAGGCTTAGCCAAGCCTTCCCAGGGATCCAAGGTATACGAGTGACTTGACCACAGTCAAACAGAGAGTCCAGAGCTGGCCATGGGCCTAAAACCCCCCTCTGCTGGCTGGGAGCCGACAGCTCTGGCTGGAGAGGTCGTACAGCTTAGTGCACAGACATCTCTGAAGATAAGAAACTCTGTGTCCAGAAAAGACATCCACAGGATATAATAGGTAGCAACAACAATATACACGTATATCCTTGAATGTGTTTACCAAAGGAAGCCAGGGGTCTTTGTTTCTCCTGGGACAAAGCCTGTGGCCTAAAAATCCTGCTGAGTCCACAAGGCTACGACAAATTCTGAACATGCATGAATTGCTTGTGTGTCTGCGAAGACGGTTTGCTCCCTTTTTCAGCCTGGGATTACTAACTTTCAGATAGATCATCGTGAAATATAAATTAA
This region includes:
- the plekho2 gene encoding pleckstrin homology domain-containing family O member 2; this encodes MEDGVKGDTAKPKEAKCTGKAGWVKKSSGKFLGTYKDRFIQLEKTEIVVYENEDLQNCLERVDLENYEKCHELRSAFKKKNRLVLIRSPKCGNKVHDIKIQAQNPEEKEAWIKAISDGISRAKNKIFDEVKVDASCSLEHVTRSRPKGNQGRRPPTRIHMKEIANVSSDGILRLDLDAVDQTPNGTHQVNAEEDAPKEVIKPPMPPSKLNESLQETPEEELTPAKKVLKPPMPPSKGNKPNVPAEGDKPKEASQETEPTTPPTPPNKPKDSSEESDGTHVTPSPSESPPPPCKDPIKPPAPPSKDKKPTQSTEEGTPKSPVNTEGSEEDKLEKTPPDTQPRNTSEETVSEGDSIPSAPEAEAKTGSAMPEESVEIVTDQEVSGPAETDPKVQDTGSNSNEVVAEDHPAAAKEPCAETLKSSVHWMNSMEPSPELSKKSPGPPTPLKKKPLKPAAVGDAACNFKEGSVDVAASLETKSANGNPERVPDITDLAPGGQDLSKPEEDEAPPPKPENEGVAEVLSSGGTENLVSPERMKQEEQKSSDGGQHAHEETKDDETTKVSALNSSQVRLNKDDGTAEKQTTDGEATQKEKPVQGATRQAKLLKQAGNKRSVQPATPPLPLKLSSKGKSASLGDLLSEPTPPRSPQPIEELPRSPPGDDASELQSKVALELDNTVELLDTVSSGLKAQEGGEQGNLSPEELLMKAVEKLKKADQFLREARSLKEAGNTEKKSKRVSW